The following proteins are co-located in the Eleginops maclovinus isolate JMC-PN-2008 ecotype Puerto Natales chromosome 1, JC_Emac_rtc_rv5, whole genome shotgun sequence genome:
- the ncoa6 gene encoding nuclear receptor coactivator 6 isoform X3: protein MAHRRTPPPLSQRTEYLEPDNDSDRDSGVGEDAGEDADSSQEATFTEENVNKQDGSEENGEEGRDFTVFVAFQGNMEDEDFTRKLDTILSGIPNMLDMGSDRLQPQHVEPWNSVRVTFNIPRDAAERLRLLAQNNQQQLRDLGILSVQIEGEGAINVAVGPNRGQEVRVNGPIGGPGQMRMDVGFPGQPGPGGVRMANPAMVPPGPGMAAQAMMPGSSGQMHPRVPRPSSQTDVMDPMMPGISVQQQQQQQQHQHQQAGPHVSGPMLPQAAHHMQALQGGRLLNPAALQQLQQQQQQQQQQQQHHHQQQQAQQQAQLAQLGPRPQFNPSGQMAVPPGWNQLPSGVLQSPAAQGGPAWRKPPPQAQMLQRPPSLAAVQTPSHPPPPYPFGSQQAGQVFNAMGQGQLQQQQPGVGQFATPQPKGPQAGPGGVAGQPRPPPPLPPTSGPQGNLTAKSPGSSSSPFQQGSPGTPPMMAQRPTTPQGFPQGVGSPGRAALGQQGSMQQGFMGMPQHGQPGAQVHPGMTKRPMGFPNPNFVQGQVSASTPGTPGGGVGQQLQSSQAMTHSGAPPASTPNSMQGPPHSQPNVMGVPSGMVGLPPGTTAGPSMGQQQPGLQTQIMGLQHQAQPVSSSPSQKVQGQGGGQTVLSRPLSQGQRGGMTPPKQMMPQQGQGVMHGQGQMVGGQAHQALLLQQQQQQQQQQQQNSIMEQMVANQMQGNKQAFGGKIPAGVMPGQMMRGTAPNVPGNMAQFQGQVGPQQMTPQQQQQMAQLQQQQQQQHQLQQLQQQQQQQQQQQQQQQQQQQQQQQQHQQMNQQQPQQVPIAGNPNQAMGMHGQQMRLPAGHPLIQQQLQQQQLQQQQKQQQQAMLQQQQQQQQQQQQQQQQQQQQAAQQHQHPLGDPNSGTGDLGVQQMVPDMQAQQQPGMMGGAQHMQMGNGHFAGHGMNFNSQFPGQMPMGGPCAQQGGFPVNKDVTLTSPLLVNLLQSDISASQFGPGGKQGAGGGNQTKPKKKKPARKKKPKEGEGQQQVEGLGGLDVAAGMEDPELPNLGGEQNLGLENSGQKLPDFANRPAGFPGQPGDQRVLQQVPMQFMQQQQQQQQQQQQQQQQQQQQQHQQQMQHIQQQQIQQQQMQQQQLQQQMQQQQQQQLQQQQQQQQQQMQQQQQMQQMQMQGHQNAQGQPGMTGQPGMTGQPGMTGQQVMTGPQTSGQGQPQMHPHQLQQQQQQQQQQQQQQQQQQQQQQQQQQQQQTQQPHLQQQQQQQMMMMLKMQQEQAKNRMSIPPGGQLPPRGMGNPPEVQRLPVSQQGNMPVMISLQGHGGVPPSPDKARGMPLMVNPQLAGAARRMSHPEAGQGPQGSGSEDSIAGAHIKQDRPGGTEIGVQPGNGNQQMMANQGSNTHMMKQGPGPSPMPQHTGASPQQQLPSQPQQAGPMPGLHFPNVPTTSQSSRPKTPNRASPRPYHHPLTPTNRPPSTEPSEINLSPERLNASIAGLFPPKINIPLPPRQPNLNRGFDQQGLNPTTLKAIGQAPPGLTLPGNNNNGSVGGNNTNNSQQPFSTGTGVGGAGTKQDKQPGGQGKRASPSNSRRSSPASSRKSATPSPGRQKGTKMAITCPPPQQQLVNPQGQTMMLSPSSVPPSPVSLPSQVSGATEAQLTQSPFHGMQGNSAEGVRESQGLVAAEQRQVPQPHSQPQPLRELSAPRMASPRVPMPQQPKPDSELQGGTVDRQPAHTALDSQVLPTLRAAPTSLNQLLDNSGIPNMPLRPIQSNNVRDLMGKDSPKSALDSGRPLHSNSQSTDMSAAVSTSATINELDAKPKPAVPISTSSLNLQPTSIPSSHPGTNVTSTTTPSLSQNPISSPGLNPNPNVNPTPSFCPTLSTNTNATMSLSPNIVTSAQSSPALTVSTSSKSSAALKPSPSPKPGTSVHSVIQIPSSSSTMSPNQITVFVTSNTMTSAPTPQAPTTMVSTMVAVPNKNIRPQDIRQQAPVPRPQFIATTPVFINPIFQVPGGSVASNTTMVPQSLTMVRPIQVSTTNIQLSTAPTSTQSSGSNMGSTPTRSIVGQVQVATSVSSSVPVGTPLAAHQINPGPPKPENLSDASSDQKPSPPVQQPSPHPSPSASSPFQTPLASPPLCSSPGAANNIRKSPMSLSPTPLGKGKPAQVAAAVSGTADSQLSPVERSAQGPSGAVQPQTLHPPASPATQIEAPASQSTVAASNNITLPAVSSPIPVSAHVAVPTQIVSQAPVPATASVSSKAQDVASQAAIVTVVSANTGASSPTLLSAVAPVQSPVPLIVPIVPGSVPAQDVAPTTSPSVSNPSKVPQVQPDTAVDQPPMPPAAEFVETTQTTPAPIQQEVPQSQEPVASEKTGEEVSTSSEQGWAKKRKTPINLVPRAAVEKPKGPSRRSSRAEKEVEEEPVADSGIRKRSVRPGTSAAVKETGASPTQAKRRKSK from the exons ATGGCGCATCGACGTACCCCACCGCCGCTATCCCAGAGGACAGAGTACCTGGAACCTGATAATGACTCCGACAGGGACTCTGGCGTTGGGGAGGATGCAGGGGAGGATGCTGACAGTAGCCAGGAAGCCACATTTACGGAGGAGAACGTTAACAAGCAAGATGGATCAGAAGAAAAcggagaggagggaagagatTTCACAGTTTTTGTCGCCTTTCAAGGGAATATGGAGGATGAGGACTTCACTCGAAAACTTGACACTATCCTCAGTGGGATACCCAACATGCTTGATATGG GCTCTGATAGGCTACAGCCACAGCATGTGGAGCCGTGGAACAGTGTGCGTGTTACCTTTAACATTCCTCGGGATGCTGCTGAGCGACTCCGACTGTTGGCCCAGaacaaccagcagcagctcagagacCTGGGGATCCTCTCTGTGCAGATAGAAG GGGAAGGGGCCATCAATGTGGCTGTGGGACCAAATAGAGGACAAGAAGTGAGAGTGAACGGACCAATTGGAGGACCTGGCCAGATGAGAATGGATGTTGGATTTCCCGGTCAGCCTGGTCCAG GAGGAGTGAGGATGGCGAATCCGGCGATGGTTCCTCCCGGGCCTGGCATGGCAGCTCAGGCTATGATGCCAGGCAGCAGTGGACAGATGCATCCTCGTGTTCCCAGACCATCTTCACAGACAG ATGTCATGGATCCAATGATGCCAGGTATTTctgttcagcagcagcagcaacagcagcagcatcagcaccaACAGGCTGGCCCACATGTCTCAGGCCCTATGCTTCCTCAGGCTGCCCATCACATGCAGGCTCTGCAGGGTGGTAGACTGCTTAACCCTGCTGCACTGCAAcagctacaacaacaacaacaacaacaacaacaacaacaacaacatcaccaCCAACAGCAACAGGCCCAGCAGCAAGCTCAACTGGCCCAGCTTGGACCTCGACCTCAATTCAACCCATCGGGCCAGATGGCTGTGCCTCCTGGCTGGAACCAGCTGCCCTCTGGGGTGCTGCAGTCACCAGCCGCTCAAGGAGGCCCTGCCTGGAGAAAGCCTCCACCACAAGCCCAAATGCTTCAACGTCCACCCTCCCTTGCTGCAGTTCAAACTCCCAGCCATCCCCCACCCCCTTACCCATTTGGCAGCCAGCAAGCTGGGCAGGTATTCAATGCCATGGGACAGGGACAACTACAGCAACAACAGCCAGGAGTTGGTCAGTTTGCCACCCCCCAGCCTAAAGGCCCACAGGCTGGCCCTGGAGGTGTTGCAGGACAGCCCAGACCACCTCCGCCCCTTCCACCTACATCTGGACCGCAAGGCAACCTCACTGCCAAGTCCCCTGGGTCCTCCTCGTCTCCTTTTCAGCAGGGTTCACCAGGGACTCCTCCTATGATGGCTCAGAGACCTACAACTCCACAGGGTTTCCCTCAGGGCGTTGGATCGCCAGGAAGAGCAGCCCTTGGACAACAGGGTAGCATGCAACAAGGATTCATGGGAATGCCCCAGCATGGACAGCCTGGGGCGCAAGTTCACCCAG GCATGACAAAGCGTCCTATGGGCTTTCCAAACCCCAACTTTGTCCAAGGTCAGGTGAGTGCCAGCACTCCAGGAACCCCTGGTGGAGGAGTCGGTCAGCAGCTTCAGAGCAGCCAAGCCATGACTCACTCGG GAGCTCCGCCAGCCTCCACACCAAACTCAATGCAGGGTCCACCCCATTCCCAACCAAATGTTATGGGTGTACCAAGTGGCATGGTAGGTCTTCCCCCTGGTACAACCGCTGGGCCTAGTATGGGCCAGCAACAGCCAGGCCTCCAGACCCAGATTATGGGCCTCCAGCATCAGGCCCAGCCTGTGTCTTCGTCCCCCAGCCAGAAGGTTCAAGGCCAGGGTGGTGGTCAGACTGTCCTCTCAAGGCCCCTTAGTCAAGGGCAGAGAGGAGGGATGACCCCACCCAAGCAAATGATGCCTCAGCAAGGCCAGGGGGTGATGCATGGGCAAGGTCAGATGGTTGGAGGCCAAGCGCACCAGGCCTtgctcctgcagcagcagcagcagcagcaacagcaacagcaacaaaacTCTATTATGGAACAAATGGTTGCCAACCAGATGCAAGGCAACAAGCAGGCATTTGGAGGCAAGATTCCAGCTGGTGTCATGCCCGGCCAGATGATGCGTGGCACTGCTCCAAACGTTCCAGGTAACATGGCTCAATTCCAGGGCCAGGTTGGCCCTCAGCAGATGACTCcgcaacagcaacagcaaatGGCTCAactgcaacagcagcagcagcaacagcaccaGTTACAAcagctacagcagcagcagcagcagcagcagcagcagcagcagcagcagcagcagcagcagcagcagcagcagcagcaacaccagCAGATGAATCAGCAACAGCCACAGCAGGTTCCTATTGCTGGCAATCCTAATCAAGCGATGGGCATGCATGGGCAACAGATGAGGCTCCCCGCTGGCCATCCTCTTATCCAACAACAGTTGCAACAGCAGCAGTTACAACAGCAAcagaaacaacagcaacaggcaatgttgcagcagcagcagcagcaacaacaacaacaacaacaacaacagcaacagcaacaacaacaggcAGCTCAACAACACCAGCATCCTTTAGGGGATCCTAACAGTGGCACAGGGGACTTGGGTGTCCAGCAGATGGTCCCTGATATGCAGGCACAGCAgcagccaggcatgatgggtggCGCACAGCACATGCAGATGGGAAATGGCCACTTTGCAGGTCATGGCATGAACTTTAACTCACAGTTCCCTGGTCAGATGCCAATGGGGGGACCCTGTGCACAGCAAGGAGGCTTTCCTGTCAACAAAGATGTAACACTGACTAGTCCACTGCTCGTCAACCTGCTGCAGAGTGACATCTCAGCCAGCCAGTTTGGGCCAGGAGGAAAACAGGGAGCAGGTGGTGGCAACCAGACCAAAcccaaaaagaagaaaccagCACGAAAGAAAAAGCCCAAAGAGGGAGAAGGACAGCAGCAAGTAGAAGGACTTGg TGGCCTTGATGTGGCCGCTGGCATGGAGGATCCCGAACTGCCAAATCTGGGTGGTGAACAGAATTTGGGTTTAGAAAACTCGGGCCAGAAACTCCCTGATTTTGCCAACAGGCCTGCAG GTTTTCCCGGCCAACCTGGAGACCAGAGAGTATTGCAGCAGGTTCCGATGCAGtttatgcagcagcagcagcaacaacaacaacaacaacaacaacagcagcagcagcaacaacaacaacaacatcaacaacaaatgCAGCACATACAACAGCAGCAAATACAGCAACAACAAATGCAGCAGcaacaattacaacaacaaatgcaacagcaacagcagcaacaattacaacaacaacaacaacagcagcagcagcagatgcagcaacagcagcagatgCAACAGATGCAAATGCAGGGTCATCAGAATGCTCAAGGGCAGCCAGGGATGACGGGGCAGCCGGGGATGACGGGGCAGCCCGGGATGACGGGGCAGCAGGTGATGACTGGGCCACAGACTTCTGGTCAAGGCCAGCCCCAGATGCACCCTCATcagctacaacaacaacaacaacaacagcagcagcagcagcagcaacaacagcagcagcagcagcagcagcaacagcaacagcagcagcagcaaactCAACAGCCACACCTGCAACAACAG CAACAAcagcagatgatgatgatgctaaAGATGCAGCAGGAGCAGGCAAAGAATCGTATGTCCATCCCTCCAGGAGGGCAGCTGCCTCCTAGGGGCATGGGCAATCCACCGGAGGTGCAGAGGCTTCCTGTCTCACAGCAAGGCAACATGCCTGTAATGATCAGTCTGCAAGGACATGGAGGGGTACCCCCGTCACCTGATAAAGCCAGAGGGATGCCCCTGATGGTGAACCCACAG CTTGCAGGTGCTGCGCGAAGAATGTCCCATCCAGAGGCAGGACAGGGTCCTCAAGGCTCTGGTTCTGAAGATTCTATTGCAGGGGCCCACATTAAGCAGGACAGGCCTGGTGGCACAGAAATTGGGGTGCAGCCTGGAAATGGAAATCAACAGATGATGGCCAATCAGGGCTCTAACACTCACATGATGAAGCAAGGCCCTGGTCCATCACCAATGCCCCAGCACACTGGAGCCAGTCCCCAGCAACAGTTACCAAGTCAGCCTCAGCAAGCAGGCCCCATGCCTGGCCTTCATTTCCCAAATGTCCCCACAACCTCTCAGAGCTCTAGGCCAAAAACCCCAAACAGAGCCAGTCCCAGACCATACCACCATCCTCTCACCCCAACTAATCGACCACCCAGTACTGAGCCCTCCGAAATCAACCTTTCACCTGAGAGGCTAAATGCCTCTATTGCAGGGCTTTTCCCTCCCAAAATCAACATTCCTCTGCCTCCCAGGCAGCCTAACCTTAATAGGGGATTTGATCAGCAAGGTCTTAACCCAACAACTCTGAAAGCCATTGGGCAGGCCCCTCCTGGCTTAACTTTACCAggtaacaacaacaatggcagTGTGGGTGGAAATAACACTAACAACAGTCAACAGCCCTTCTCTACTGGCACTGGAGTGGGAGGTGCAGGCACTAAACAGGACAAGCAGCCTGGAGGACAGGGCAAGAGAGCAAGTCCTAGCAATAGCCGGAGGTCAAGTCCAGCCTCTAGTCGTAAATCAGCCACCCCAAGTCCAGGGAGACAAAAGGGGACAAAGATGGCCATCACCTGCCCTCCCCCCCAGCAGCAGTTGGTCAACCCTCAGGGGCAAACTATGATGCTAAGCCCATCATCAGTACCCCCAAGTCCAGTATCTCTGCCTTCACAAGTTAGTGGGGCCACGGAGGCACAACTAACCCAGAGTCCTTTCCACGGAATGCAAGGTAACTCTGCTGAGGGAGTCAGGGAAAGTCAGGGACTGGTGGCAGCAGAGCAGCGGCAAGTGCCTCAGCCTCACTCCCAGCCACAGCCTCTGAGGGAGTTATCAGCTCCCAGAATGGCAAGTCCTCGTGTCCCCATGCCTCAGCAGCCTAAACCTGATTCGGAACTTCAGGGTGGAACAGTCGATAGGCAACCAGCTCACACAGCTCTAGACTCCCAGGTCTTGCCTACCCTCAGGGCAGCTCCAACGTCCCTCAACCAGTTACTGGATAACTCGGGTATTCCAAACATGCCTCTTCGGCCCATACAGAGTAACAATGTTAGGGATTTAATGGGAAAGGACAGCCCTAAGTCAGCTTTGGATTCAGGGCGACCACTCCACAGTAACTCCCAGAGTACCGATATGTCAGCTGCTGTTAGTACTTCTGCCACTATAAATGAATTGGATGCTAAACCCAAACCTGCTGTTCCTATTTCTACCAGCAGTCTTAATTTGCAGCCTACTTCAATTCCCAGCTCGCACCCTGGCACTAACGTGACCTCTACTACTACCCCTAGCCTTAGCCAAAACCCTATCTCCAGTCCTGGTTTAAATCCCAATCCGAATGTAAACCCAACCCCTTCCTTCTGCCCCACCCTTAGTACTAACACTAATGCCACCATGAGTTTAAGCCCCAACATAGTTACTTCGGCCCAGAGCAGTCCTGCCTTGACCGTTAGTACCAGTTCTAAATCCAGCGCGGCTCTAAAACCAAGCCCTAGTCCCAAACCAGGGACAAGTGTTCACTCTGTCATACAGATCCCATCCTCTTCTAGCACAATGTCCCCAAACCAGATCACTGTGTTTGTCACCTCTAACACCATGACATCTGCCCCAACTCCCCAGGCACCCACAACTATGGTCTCCACCATGGTGGCTGTCCCTAACAAAAACATTAGACCTCAAGACATCCGGCAGCAGGCCCCGGTCCCCCGACCACAGTTTATCGCCACCACCCCTGTATTTATCAACCCAATTTTCCAGGTCCCAGGTGGATCTGTGGCTTCCAATACAACAATGGTACCACAGTCACTCACCATGGTGAGGCCTATCCAAGTGTCAACTACAAACATCCAGCTTTCAACTGCTCCGACCTCTACCCAGTCCTCAGGGTCTAACATGGGCAGCACTCCTACCAGAAGTATTGTAGGACAGGTACAGGTTGCCACTAGTGTGTCCTCATCAGTCCCAGTTGGTACTCCCCTAGCAGCTCATCAAATTAACCCTGGGCCTCCAAAACCAGAAAATCTAAGTGACGCAAGTTCTGACCAAAAACCTAGTCCCCCAGTCCAGCAGCCATCTCCCCATCCAAGCCCTTCAGCATCATCTCCCTTTCAAACACCCcttgcttctcctcctctctgctctagTCCTGGGGCTGCTAACAACATCCGAAAGAGCCCAATGTCACTGTCTCCCACTCCCCTGGGGAAAGGTAAACCTGCCCAGGTTGCTGCAGCAGTTTCAGGTACAGCTGACTCGCAGCTAAGTCCTGTAGAAAGGTCTGCACAGGGGCCCTCCGGAGCTGTGCAACCACAGACCCTTCATCCTCCTGCTAGTCCTGCCACTCAAATTGAAGCACCAGCTTCCCAAAGTACTGTTGCTGCTTCTAACAACATAACACTGCCTGCTGTCTCCTCTCCAATCCCAGTTTCTGCACATGTGGCTGTTCCTACTCAGATTGTTAGCCAGGCTCCAGTGCCTGCCACAGCTTCAGTTTCAAGCAAGGCCCAGGATGTTGCATCTCAAGCTGCTATTGTCACGGTAGTCAGTGCTAACACGGGTGCCTCTTCCCCTACCTTGCTCTCTGCGGTTGCCCCCGTACAAAGTCCTGTACCATTGATTGTTCCAATTGTTCCT